The following are from one region of the Methanoculleus caldifontis genome:
- the mcrA gene encoding coenzyme-B sulfoethylthiotransferase subunit alpha: MAKIERTKKLFLKSLKEKFQGQDVQSETTEFYKFNGYHQSPRKEEFVKASRAVEMDRGISMYDPVRCHLGGIPLGQRQLMTYEVSGTGVFVEGDDLHFVNNAAMQQMWDDIRRTVIVNMDLAHQTLQKRLGKEVTPETINEYLHVLNHAMPGAAVVQEHMVETHPGLVDDCYVKVFTGDQELADDLEPQFVLDVEKLFPGKQAEALSAAVGKSLWQAIHIPTTVVRTCDGGTTSRWSAMQIGMSFIGAYRMCAGEAAVADLSYAAKHAGVIQMASHLPARRARGPNEPGGLAFGLFSDIVQANRKYPNDPARASLEVVGAGTMLYDQIWLGSYMSGGVGFTQYATAAYTDNILDEFTYYGMDYIKDKYKVDWKNPSPNDKIKPTYDIVNDIATEVALNGMEQYEQFPTMMEDHFGGSQRAGVLAAACGLSTSIATGNSNAGLNAWYLCMLLHKDGWSRLGFFGYDLQDQCGSANSLSMRGDEGAIGEVRGPNYPNYAMNVGHQGEYAAITAGAHYGRGDAWCFDPRVKICFADPALKFDFAEPRREFAKGAIREFMPAGERSLIIPAR, from the coding sequence ATGGCAAAGATTGAGAGAACCAAGAAGCTGTTCCTGAAGTCGCTCAAGGAGAAGTTCCAGGGACAGGACGTCCAGTCCGAGACGACCGAGTTCTACAAGTTCAACGGCTACCACCAGTCCCCCCGCAAGGAGGAGTTCGTGAAGGCGAGCCGCGCCGTCGAGATGGACCGCGGCATCTCCATGTATGACCCCGTGCGCTGCCACCTCGGCGGTATCCCGCTCGGCCAGCGCCAGCTGATGACCTACGAGGTCAGCGGCACCGGCGTCTTCGTGGAGGGTGACGACCTGCACTTCGTCAACAACGCTGCAATGCAGCAGATGTGGGACGACATCCGGCGGACCGTCATCGTCAACATGGACCTCGCCCACCAGACCCTGCAGAAGCGTCTGGGTAAGGAAGTCACCCCCGAGACCATCAACGAGTACCTCCACGTGCTGAACCACGCGATGCCCGGCGCGGCCGTCGTTCAGGAACACATGGTCGAGACTCACCCCGGCCTCGTCGACGACTGTTACGTCAAGGTCTTCACCGGCGACCAGGAACTTGCCGACGACCTCGAGCCCCAGTTCGTCCTCGACGTCGAGAAGCTCTTCCCCGGCAAGCAGGCTGAGGCGCTCTCCGCTGCCGTAGGAAAGTCCCTCTGGCAGGCGATCCACATCCCGACCACGGTCGTCCGGACCTGCGACGGTGGAACGACCTCCCGGTGGTCTGCGATGCAGATCGGTATGTCCTTCATCGGCGCCTACCGCATGTGCGCCGGCGAAGCGGCTGTCGCCGACCTCTCCTACGCCGCGAAGCACGCGGGTGTCATCCAGATGGCGTCCCACCTGCCCGCCCGGCGTGCCCGTGGCCCGAACGAGCCCGGTGGCCTTGCATTCGGTCTCTTCTCCGATATCGTCCAGGCGAACCGGAAGTACCCCAACGACCCCGCCCGTGCCTCCCTTGAGGTCGTCGGCGCCGGAACCATGCTCTACGACCAGATCTGGCTCGGCTCCTACATGTCCGGCGGTGTCGGATTCACCCAGTACGCGACCGCGGCCTACACCGACAACATCCTCGATGAGTTCACCTACTACGGTATGGACTACATCAAGGACAAGTACAAGGTCGACTGGAAGAACCCGAGCCCGAACGACAAGATCAAGCCGACCTACGATATCGTCAACGACATCGCGACCGAGGTCGCCCTCAACGGCATGGAGCAGTACGAGCAGTTCCCGACCATGATGGAGGACCACTTCGGCGGGTCCCAGCGTGCCGGCGTGCTTGCCGCCGCCTGCGGTCTGTCGACCTCCATCGCAACCGGAAACTCGAACGCCGGTCTGAACGCCTGGTACCTCTGCATGCTCCTGCACAAGGACGGATGGTCGCGTCTCGGCTTCTTCGGCTACGACCTCCAGGACCAGTGCGGTTCCGCGAACTCGCTCTCCATGCGTGGAGACGAGGGTGCGATCGGCGAGGTCCGCGGCCCGAACTACCCGAACTACGCAATGAACGTCGGACACCAGGGCGAGTACGCCGCCATCACCGCCGGCGCCCACTACGGCCGCGGCGACGCATGGTGCTTCGACCCGCGGGTGAAGATCTGCTTCGCCGACCCCGCGCTGAAGTTCGACTTCGCCGAGCCCCGCCGCGAGTTCGCGAAGGGTGCGATCCGCGAATTTATGCCCGCCGGCGAGCGCTCGCTCATCATTCCGGCCCGGTAA
- the mtrE gene encoding tetrahydromethanopterin S-methyltransferase subunit E, producing the protein MEEIVFGIGITALAGALATVAGAAEDVESDIGSQGDPNSQVQLAPQMGYIHRIFNKAVAGEPPAYGLWVALGAGLAWAFMAMQINPILAIVLGSALAVFVQGVYATTAYLGRTASLAKFGQPVYIDILKSMTTVTMAHAFVAIFTTVAMCHLMIGALGHPFPLPLLGLVWGIALGAAGSATGNPFYGKERQYQEQKFGAGVPISASGNIVRYAEAGQRNSLDNGFFSAKLGGPASGVCFGLIVFFELWRTVVFEELNVWGPVIVGVIVILIFAIIDRYIEVWARKNFGPYTAPEEASS; encoded by the coding sequence ATGGAAGAGATCGTATTTGGCATCGGCATTACCGCATTGGCAGGTGCTCTTGCAACCGTAGCCGGCGCTGCGGAAGACGTTGAATCTGATATCGGATCACAGGGTGACCCGAACTCACAGGTTCAGCTCGCTCCGCAGATGGGATATATTCACCGCATCTTCAACAAGGCAGTTGCCGGTGAACCCCCCGCGTACGGCCTCTGGGTTGCTCTGGGTGCAGGCCTTGCCTGGGCATTCATGGCGATGCAGATAAATCCGATACTTGCAATCGTACTCGGTAGCGCTCTCGCGGTCTTCGTGCAGGGCGTCTATGCGACAACCGCATACCTTGGCCGTACTGCAAGTCTCGCTAAGTTTGGACAGCCGGTCTATATCGATATCTTAAAGTCGATGACGACCGTGACCATGGCACACGCGTTCGTGGCGATCTTCACCACCGTCGCGATGTGTCACCTGATGATCGGCGCGCTCGGTCACCCCTTCCCGCTCCCGCTCCTGGGTCTCGTCTGGGGTATCGCGCTCGGTGCAGCCGGGTCTGCAACCGGTAACCCGTTCTACGGAAAGGAGCGGCAGTACCAGGAGCAGAAGTTCGGAGCAGGCGTTCCGATCTCCGCGTCCGGTAACATTGTTCGCTACGCCGAAGCCGGCCAGCGGAACTCTCTCGACAATGGTTTCTTCAGCGCCAAACTCGGCGGCCCCGCGTCTGGTGTCTGTTTCGGCCTGATCGTATTCTTCGAACTCTGGCGTACCGTGGTCTTCGAAGAGCTCAACGTCTGGGGACCGGTCATTGTCGGTGTCATTGTCATCCTGATCTTTGCCATCATCGACCGCTACATTGAGGTCTGGGCAAGGAAGAACTTCGGACCCTACACGGCCCCCGAGGAGGCATCTTCATGA